In the Helianthus annuus cultivar XRQ/B chromosome 11, HanXRQr2.0-SUNRISE, whole genome shotgun sequence genome, one interval contains:
- the LOC110890086 gene encoding cytochrome c oxidase assembly protein COX15, protein MLESRLITIIRRSKSINQRSFFSSSKDIYSRSSLNSHSTYRNVTDPTVRSCFINGFRSLHNFNKGLYKPSIKYMTTMAASACKENKETVKLLVTAGPHAQKAIGIWLFASAAWVFSMVILGGVTRLTRSGLSMTDWKFTGSLPPLSDEDWLIEFEKYKQSPEFKRVNRGMNIDDFKFIYWMEYAHRMWGRALGVMFAVPFSYFIRKGYINLRLGVRLAGLFALGGGQGLIGWWMVKSGLEEPPSEYSQPRVSPYRLAAHLTSAFAIYCGLFWTALTVVMPEPPTESIAWVKGAAKVKRFALPVGILVGITAVSGAFVAGNDAGHAFNTFPKMGDSWIPEDVLSMKPLIRNFFENTATVQLDHRILATATLASICGLWRSTRKFDLHPAIRSLIGSTVGIAALQVTLGISTLLSYVPVSLGTAHQAGALTLLTFMLLLNHTLRRPSSMVLKSLPAVAKII, encoded by the exons ATGTTGGAGAGCAGATTGATTACGATCATTAGGAGGAGCAAATCAATCAATCAAAGATCGTTCTTTTCATCTTCGAAAGATATTTACAGTCGATCTTCTCTGAACAGCCACTCAACTTACCGGAATGTTACTGATCCTACAGTCAGAAGCTGCTTCATCAATGGCTTTCGATCTCTACACAATTTCAACAAG GGTTTATACAAGCCATCTATTAAGTATATGACTACTATGGCTGCAAGTGCTTGCAAGGAAAACAAGGAGACGGTGAAGCTTCTTGTTACTGCTGGACCTCATGCTCAGAAAGCAATAGGAATATGGCTTTTTGCATCGGCTGCATGGGTCTTCAGTATGGTTATTCTCGGTGGTGTCACACGCCTTACACGATCTGGTCTTTCGATGACTGACTGGAAGTTTACCGGCAGCCTTCCTCCTTTGTCGGATGAAGATTGGTTGATTGAGTTTGAGAAATACAAACAATCCCCGGAGTTCAAGCG TGTGAACAGGGGAATGAATATTGACGATTTTAAGTTCATTTATTGGATGGAATACGCGCATCGTATGTGGGGAAGGGCGCTTGGGGTCATGTTTGCGGTCCCATTTTCGTATTTTATTCGAAAAGGTTATATTAATCTACGGCTTGGAGTTAGACTCGCGGGTCTGTTTGCTCTTGGTGGTGGGCAAGGGTTGATTGGCTGGTGGATGgttaaaagtggtttagaa GAGCCACCTTCAGAATACTCTCAACCAAGAGTAAGCCCATATCGTCTAGCTGCTCACCTGACTTCAGCTTTCGCTATATACTGCGGTCTCTTTTGGACTGCTCTTACTGTTGTTATGCCCGAACCTCCAACTGAGTCAATAGCTTGGGTCAAAGGGGCTGCAAAAGTCAAACGGTTTGCTCTTCCTGTTGGCATCTTAGTTGGTATAACTGCCGTCTCGGGAGCCTTTGTGGCAGGAAATGATGCA GGACATGCGTTTAATACATTTCCAAAGATGGGTGACTCGTGGATCCCAGAAGATGTTTTGAGTATGAAGCCACTTATCCGTAATTTCTTTGAGAACACAGCAACTGTGCAG CTTGATCATCGTATACTTGCAACTGCAACCCTAGCATCAATATGTGGCTTATGGCGGTCAACAAGAAAATTTGACCTACATCCTGCTATTCGATCATTGATTGGAAGCACTGTAGGGATTGCTGCTCTCCAG GTTACTTTAGGCATTTCAACTCTTCTATCTTATGTGCCGGTTTCACTTGGCACAGCTCACCAAGCTGGGGCCTTGACTCTGTTAACCTTTATGCTCCTCCTTAATCACACGCTACGCCGACCATCATCCATGGTTCTAAAATCGCTTCCTGCAGTTGCAAAGATAATTTAA